One Paenibacillus sp. FSL W8-0186 genomic window carries:
- a CDS encoding AraC family transcriptional regulator, with translation MGDLYFENRTGNFLVSHRKALSHHMPVSHFHSTYEIYYLMSGQRNIFIQDRTIAMNEGDVVIIAPNILHRTLNAVQPKHERLIINIHEQYFAPDGSHKEALRPLLERDYLIVNGSLRSQLSIEPLSRAIIEEMKEQESGFELFAQTLAVQLLIICCRHFKQNAMEALASPSPMHERILEIVRYINEHYTEDLSLHLLADKFYISPYYLSRYFKKATGFTYVEYVNSVRIKEAKKLLEGSSMKVNLIARRVGFGSVTHFGRVFKEVTGNAPLFYRRNI, from the coding sequence TTGGGAGATCTTTATTTTGAGAATCGCACAGGAAATTTTCTGGTGTCCCACCGGAAAGCGTTAAGCCACCATATGCCCGTCAGCCATTTTCACAGCACATACGAAATCTATTATTTGATGTCCGGCCAGCGGAATATCTTTATTCAGGATCGAACGATAGCGATGAACGAGGGCGATGTGGTCATTATTGCGCCGAATATTCTGCATCGTACGCTCAATGCGGTCCAGCCGAAGCATGAGCGGCTCATCATTAATATACACGAGCAGTATTTTGCGCCGGATGGTTCCCATAAGGAAGCGCTTCGGCCTTTGCTGGAACGGGATTATTTGATTGTGAACGGTTCCTTGCGCAGCCAACTGTCGATCGAGCCGCTGTCCCGGGCTATTATAGAGGAAATGAAGGAGCAGGAGAGCGGCTTCGAATTATTTGCGCAGACGCTTGCCGTACAGCTGCTTATCATTTGCTGCAGGCATTTCAAGCAGAACGCCATGGAGGCGCTAGCCTCGCCAAGTCCCATGCATGAAAGAATATTGGAGATCGTCCGCTATATCAACGAACATTACACAGAGGATTTATCGCTTCATCTGCTGGCGGACAAGTTCTATATCAGCCCCTATTATTTGAGTCGCTACTTTAAAAAAGCAACGGGCTTTACATACGTAGAGTACGTGAATAGCGTCCGAATCAAGGAAGCCAAGAAGCTGCTGGAGGGCTCTTCCATGAAAGTGAACTTGATTGCCAGAAGGGTCGGCTTTGGAAGTGTGACGCATTTCGGCCGGGTGTTCAAGGAGGTTACGG
- a CDS encoding glycoside hydrolase family 88 protein, which yields MPSSTSLKSPIQWAQQACEALMAKFEPEDLPPDRFHYHQGVFLSGMEKCWRQTGEQQLYNYMKRWVDSQVLEDGSIKKFKSDELDDIQPGVLLFTLYEQTGDERYKKALHTLVPLLKSWPANPSGGFWHKGHYPNQMWLDGLYMAGPIAVQFAKTFGDSEYYSMMTFQALLMAKHTKDPASGLLYHGWDETKEAKWADPVTGVAPEFWGRAIGWYPVALLEMFEYLPEDHPDKAQLVTILRELLIALTNYQDPATGLWYQVIDKGDRPDNWLENSCSALFVHAIAKAVRFGYLDPKYMDYAWKGYQGVIDTLKFDENGNVVIGNICIGTGIGDYAHYIARPTSENDLHGAGAFILMCVEMNLAET from the coding sequence ATGCCATCATCCACATCGCTTAAGAGCCCGATTCAATGGGCGCAGCAAGCCTGCGAGGCATTAATGGCCAAATTCGAGCCGGAGGATCTTCCGCCGGACCGGTTCCACTACCATCAGGGGGTCTTTCTGTCCGGCATGGAGAAATGCTGGCGGCAGACCGGAGAACAACAGCTGTACAACTACATGAAACGGTGGGTGGACAGCCAAGTACTTGAGGACGGCAGCATCAAGAAGTTTAAGTCCGACGAGCTTGACGACATTCAGCCCGGTGTGCTTCTCTTTACTCTCTATGAGCAGACAGGAGACGAGCGATACAAAAAAGCGCTGCATACGCTAGTGCCTCTGCTGAAGTCATGGCCGGCGAATCCGTCGGGCGGATTCTGGCACAAGGGACATTATCCGAATCAAATGTGGCTGGACGGCTTGTATATGGCCGGTCCGATTGCCGTGCAATTTGCCAAGACGTTCGGCGACAGCGAATATTACTCCATGATGACCTTCCAGGCTCTCCTTATGGCGAAGCATACGAAGGATCCTGCCTCCGGATTGCTATATCACGGCTGGGACGAAACCAAAGAGGCTAAATGGGCCGACCCCGTCACAGGTGTCGCGCCGGAGTTCTGGGGCCGCGCCATTGGCTGGTATCCCGTAGCCTTGCTGGAAATGTTCGAATACCTGCCAGAGGATCATCCGGATAAAGCACAGCTCGTGACCATTCTACGAGAGCTGCTTATCGCTCTGACGAACTATCAGGATCCCGCCACTGGACTGTGGTATCAAGTCATCGACAAAGGAGACCGCCCGGATAATTGGCTGGAAAACTCCTGTTCAGCGCTGTTTGTCCATGCCATTGCCAAGGCGGTCCGGTTCGGCTATTTGGACCCCAAATACATGGACTACGCCTGGAAAGGCTATCAAGGCGTAATCGATACGCTGAAGTTCGACGAGAATGGCAACGTCGTGATCGGCAACATTTGCATCGGCACCGGAATCGGCGATTACGCCCACTACATTGCCCGTCCCACCAGCGAAAACGATCTGCACGGCGCTGGCGCCTTCATTCTCATGTGCGTAGAGATGAATCTGGCGGAAACATAA
- a CDS encoding amino acid adenylation domain-containing protein, translating to MLSNELDTNGEHELTHPQQRIWMMEATYPGTSIGNLNAALKFEQRLDVTVLEKAVQALIASYDIFQLRLHVRDSGEVYQSFMQQPELEPVDVVPFSQDTEQSVIDEWIREQGKIPFQLIGSELYYFCIILKGEDETWLYMKSHHIIQDGFSLSKCGLEVYRLYQELLHGETPQIPLPYSYQAYIEEEKKYLQSGRFAKDRKYWLEKFQTVPDSSTIKPNLAPAINTHAARFSYSLSKLLSEQINHYGQAHQVSPSSLLLSALSILLFKLTSNQDIVVGTNYLNRTNLNDKHALGMFVSTTPLKMTLEPEMTFRELVSQAGQEQLSALRHHKYPYDLLLSEIRKSHTHVNRLFQLSMDYLDMGQAEEAGSQLGNSEDYGCEDLTLDAVFHLHNMPGNLLLKIDYRTSLFTEEEIRQICDRLMLIMEQGMKSPGQMLKEFDIVTKEEKHKLLVDFNDTSFPVRDITVHQWFEEQANRFPARTAVAFQGQSMTYRQLNERANQLAHTLRNKGVEAGQPVGILAERSVEMITGLLAILKAGGAYVPFDPEYPQERMNYMIGDSGIKMMLLQKHLSAKAAGVEHQVVLDEEISYCEEKTNLQDVNQPGDLMYIMYTSGTTGAPKGVLITHRNVTSLIQGATEFQITEQDRVLQLSSYAFDGSTFDIYNALLRGAALILVPKETMRDIAQITDLIKNEQITVSFMTTALFNLFIDCDLSSLKNMKAIFFGGEQVSVSHVRKALDMLGAGRLYHIYGPTECTVYAAYWKINSIDPEAATLPIGSPISNTQMYIVNGDRQLQPIGVPGELCIGGAGLSRGYLNQDDLTNEVFVNHPFAAGELIYRTGDLAKWLPDGTIEYVGRMDHQVKIRGFRIELGEIDAQLAKVPSIKQSVVVVREDEAGEKQLCGYYVSDRTFGAGELRNILSQSLPRFMIPTRFVQLHEMPLTPNGKIDRKALPKPSERAHYTGTEYAEPQTELEQKLVAVWSEVLENVNIGIDDDFVELGGHSLLALKLEVELQKHFDIDHFDLQECNTIRKLAVYIEDKLAVAVGGGEYNNV from the coding sequence ATGCTTAGCAATGAACTGGATACAAACGGAGAGCATGAATTAACACACCCACAGCAAAGAATCTGGATGATGGAAGCAACCTATCCGGGCACCTCGATTGGAAACTTGAATGCGGCCTTGAAGTTTGAGCAAAGGCTGGATGTAACCGTGCTGGAGAAGGCTGTTCAAGCGTTGATTGCATCCTATGATATTTTTCAGCTGCGCCTGCATGTCAGGGATTCGGGGGAAGTATACCAATCCTTTATGCAGCAGCCTGAGCTAGAACCAGTTGATGTCGTTCCATTCAGCCAGGATACGGAGCAATCCGTCATTGACGAGTGGATTCGGGAACAAGGAAAAATTCCCTTTCAGCTCATCGGTTCGGAATTGTATTATTTTTGCATCATTTTAAAAGGCGAGGACGAAACATGGTTATACATGAAATCCCATCATATCATTCAGGATGGATTCTCCCTGAGTAAATGCGGACTGGAAGTTTACAGACTATATCAAGAGCTGCTTCATGGTGAAACTCCTCAAATCCCTCTGCCATATTCCTATCAAGCTTATATAGAAGAAGAGAAGAAGTATCTTCAGTCCGGCAGGTTTGCGAAAGACCGTAAATATTGGCTCGAAAAATTTCAAACTGTTCCGGATTCCTCTACGATCAAACCGAACCTTGCACCTGCCATAAATACACATGCTGCAAGGTTTTCGTATTCTCTGTCAAAGCTGCTGTCAGAGCAAATCAATCACTATGGCCAAGCGCATCAAGTGAGCCCTTCGAGCTTGCTTCTAAGCGCCCTCTCTATACTTCTGTTCAAATTAACATCCAACCAAGATATCGTCGTCGGTACCAATTATTTGAACCGGACAAATTTGAATGATAAACATGCGCTCGGCATGTTTGTCAGCACTACGCCATTAAAAATGACGCTTGAACCGGAGATGACATTCAGGGAACTTGTTTCACAGGCGGGTCAGGAACAATTGTCTGCGCTGCGGCATCATAAGTATCCATATGATCTTTTGCTGTCTGAAATCAGGAAAAGTCATACTCATGTGAACCGTTTATTTCAGCTAAGCATGGATTATTTGGATATGGGGCAGGCGGAAGAAGCCGGCTCGCAATTAGGGAATAGTGAAGATTACGGCTGCGAGGATCTGACTTTGGACGCTGTATTTCATTTGCATAACATGCCCGGCAATTTGCTGCTTAAAATAGATTACAGAACCAGTTTATTTACGGAAGAGGAAATACGGCAAATTTGCGATCGGCTGATGTTGATTATGGAGCAGGGAATGAAATCTCCGGGGCAAATGCTCAAGGAATTCGACATTGTTACGAAGGAAGAGAAGCACAAGCTTCTGGTGGATTTCAACGACACCTCGTTTCCCGTCAGAGACATCACGGTTCATCAGTGGTTCGAGGAGCAGGCCAACCGGTTCCCGGCTCGGACTGCGGTGGCATTTCAAGGCCAGTCGATGACTTACCGCCAATTAAATGAACGGGCGAATCAACTGGCGCACACCTTGCGAAACAAAGGGGTCGAGGCGGGGCAGCCTGTAGGCATTCTCGCGGAACGATCCGTGGAGATGATTACAGGTCTTCTCGCGATCCTCAAAGCCGGAGGCGCATATGTTCCATTCGACCCGGAATATCCGCAGGAACGGATGAATTACATGATCGGCGATTCCGGGATAAAGATGATGCTGCTGCAAAAGCATCTTTCAGCCAAGGCCGCGGGTGTGGAGCATCAAGTTGTGTTGGACGAGGAAATCTCCTATTGCGAAGAGAAAACCAATTTGCAGGATGTGAATCAACCGGGAGATTTGATGTACATCATGTACACTTCGGGGACAACGGGCGCTCCCAAAGGAGTCCTGATCACGCATCGCAATGTAACCAGTCTGATCCAGGGTGCAACCGAGTTTCAGATCACAGAACAGGACCGGGTTCTTCAATTATCCAGCTATGCGTTCGACGGATCCACATTTGATATTTACAACGCCCTGCTGCGCGGGGCGGCACTCATCCTCGTTCCGAAGGAAACGATGAGAGACATTGCCCAAATTACGGATTTGATCAAAAATGAGCAAATCACAGTTTCTTTTATGACGACAGCCTTATTTAATTTGTTCATCGATTGTGACCTGTCGAGCTTGAAAAATATGAAGGCGATCTTTTTTGGGGGAGAGCAGGTATCGGTATCCCATGTAAGAAAAGCGCTGGATATGTTAGGCGCTGGCCGCTTATATCATATATATGGCCCGACCGAGTGTACGGTGTATGCGGCGTACTGGAAAATTAACAGCATCGATCCTGAAGCGGCAACCCTGCCGATTGGCTCGCCGATCAGCAATACCCAAATGTATATCGTCAATGGAGATCGTCAGCTTCAGCCGATCGGTGTTCCAGGGGAGCTTTGTATCGGGGGAGCCGGCCTTTCCCGGGGGTATTTAAATCAAGATGATTTGACGAACGAGGTATTTGTAAATCATCCTTTCGCGGCGGGAGAACTAATTTACAGAACAGGCGATCTCGCAAAATGGCTGCCTGACGGAACGATCGAGTATGTCGGGCGAATGGATCATCAGGTTAAAATACGCGGCTTCCGTATCGAGCTTGGTGAAATCGATGCTCAGCTGGCTAAAGTTCCTTCCATCAAGCAAAGTGTTGTTGTCGTGCGGGAGGACGAAGCCGGCGAGAAGCAGCTTTGCGGATACTACGTGTCAGACAGGACATTTGGGGCCGGCGAACTGCGGAATATTTTGTCACAGTCTCTGCCTAGGTTTATGATCCCAACGCGGTTCGTTCAGCTTCATGAAATGCCTTTAACCCCCAACGGAAAAATAGACCGTAAAGCCCTGCCCAAGCCGAGCGAGAGAGCTCACTATACAGGGACGGAATACGCTGAGCCGCAAACGGAGCTGGAGCAAAAGCTGGTCGCCGTATGGTCGGAGGTGCTTGAAAACGTCAATATCGGTATCGATGACGATTTTGTGGAGCTTGGCGGGCATTCGTTACTTGCGCTCAAGCTTGAGGTAGAACTGCAGAAGCATTTTGACATCGATCATTTCGATCTCCAGGAATGCAATACGATCCGTAAGCTGGCGGTGTATATTGAGGATAAGCTGGCGGTTGCTGTTGGCGGAGGGGAATACAATAATGTATAA
- a CDS encoding FtsX-like permease family protein produces MKLFKKLLRDIKQSIGQFFAFVLVIAVGAFFYTGLVTLSDNLSAYSKDYFQAHNLSDLNVYYDRISKQDMAELGNIEGINKVEGRYTFDATQSFDNGKAAIKVHSIPVNNSINTPTMIEGSIPSSKDQILLDSHYAREHQYKVGDQIRLSVNDQDVAFTISGLGENVEYAKKNETQNHKTSGFAYVAETGVPRIAGSLFYNEVLIDAEEGYDVNQLSHNIEAQSKNLYVSQISKERTFSYSQLQQTVHNNKLMSKVIPLVLFMIEAIILFLTMSRIIDSQRNQVGIMKALGVKNSSIMLHYMGFPVLVGIIGSILGGVVSAILFVPMIEASNARSYSLPGISFSLSSFSVIPPILFSSAFGMLACYLSGIGILRERAAQAMRPKPPKKMNKLLIERFPGIWRRISYSYKIILRNIFLNKHKALASSIGVVVSTVLLITAFGTQTSLQRVADQIEEVNTYDLKVDYARETELQKVQLPAGIESSYHLSAVPVEFVKGDDHENTTLIVTEKDNALIQFFDENDNPMTLMDSGVLVPKSYADHYKIAVGDTIRIQFTDPSFANKAVEMKVVQISNQYSNPSFYCTIAYLHSFGIDYNPTSLLVKASNAADLTYVRQFFEQDNQVETIADKDDLKESAQYILKQNSFIFIMFIISAVILSFGAIYTISSINIYERNRELATLKVLGYQKSKINRLIFFENMILTTFAVIIALPISGYMYSIIIEALSSTHQQIPDQINMFVLLVSVILAFLLTTLSNLLLRRKVSRINMIESLKSVE; encoded by the coding sequence ATGAAATTATTCAAGAAATTGTTAAGGGATATCAAGCAATCGATCGGCCAATTTTTTGCTTTTGTGCTGGTTATTGCCGTAGGCGCTTTTTTCTACACGGGGCTAGTAACGTTAAGCGATAATCTTAGCGCTTATTCGAAGGACTACTTTCAAGCGCATAATTTAAGCGATTTGAACGTCTACTACGACCGAATTTCCAAGCAGGATATGGCGGAGTTAGGCAACATCGAAGGGATAAACAAAGTTGAAGGACGGTACACCTTTGATGCGACGCAATCTTTTGACAATGGGAAAGCGGCCATAAAGGTTCATTCGATCCCTGTCAATAATAGCATTAATACGCCTACGATGATCGAGGGAAGCATTCCGTCTAGCAAGGATCAAATTTTGCTGGATTCCCATTACGCTAGGGAACATCAGTACAAAGTCGGAGATCAAATACGGTTAAGCGTCAATGATCAGGATGTGGCATTCACCATTAGCGGATTGGGCGAGAATGTGGAATACGCGAAGAAGAATGAAACCCAGAATCATAAAACATCTGGATTCGCATATGTGGCTGAAACGGGAGTTCCTCGAATCGCCGGTAGCCTTTTCTATAATGAAGTGTTGATCGATGCGGAAGAAGGGTACGATGTAAACCAGTTAAGCCATAACATTGAAGCACAATCCAAGAATCTTTATGTAAGCCAAATCAGCAAAGAGCGGACGTTCAGTTATTCGCAGCTTCAGCAAACGGTCCATAACAATAAATTGATGAGCAAGGTTATTCCGTTGGTTCTCTTTATGATCGAAGCGATCATTCTCTTCCTTACCATGTCTCGGATCATCGATTCGCAAAGGAACCAAGTAGGCATTATGAAGGCGTTAGGAGTGAAAAACAGCAGCATCATGCTCCATTATATGGGATTCCCGGTGCTTGTCGGCATCATAGGCTCCATTCTTGGCGGCGTCGTTTCGGCGATTCTATTCGTTCCAATGATTGAGGCGTCGAATGCCAGATCCTACTCGCTGCCGGGCATTAGCTTCTCCCTATCCTCCTTCTCGGTTATTCCGCCTATCCTATTCTCGAGCGCATTCGGCATGCTGGCTTGTTACCTGAGCGGCATAGGCATTCTGCGAGAACGCGCAGCGCAGGCGATGAGGCCTAAACCGCCGAAGAAGATGAATAAGCTGCTCATCGAACGGTTTCCGGGAATCTGGAGACGTATTTCCTATAGCTATAAGATTATTTTGAGAAACATCTTTCTCAATAAGCACAAGGCGCTAGCGAGCTCCATTGGCGTTGTGGTGAGCACGGTATTATTGATCACGGCTTTCGGGACTCAAACGTCCTTGCAAAGGGTGGCTGATCAGATCGAAGAGGTAAATACCTATGATCTGAAGGTCGATTATGCGAGGGAAACAGAGCTTCAGAAGGTGCAACTGCCTGCCGGGATTGAAAGCAGCTATCATCTATCAGCTGTTCCCGTGGAATTCGTCAAAGGCGATGATCATGAGAACACCACGTTGATCGTTACGGAGAAGGACAATGCTCTCATTCAATTTTTCGACGAGAACGACAATCCGATGACACTTATGGACAGCGGCGTGCTGGTACCCAAATCGTATGCGGATCACTATAAGATTGCGGTAGGGGATACGATCCGCATCCAATTCACCGATCCGTCGTTTGCGAATAAAGCAGTCGAAATGAAAGTTGTGCAAATATCCAATCAGTATTCGAATCCGTCGTTCTATTGCACGATAGCGTATCTCCATAGCTTTGGCATCGACTACAACCCAACATCGCTTCTAGTGAAAGCCAGCAATGCCGCAGACCTTACTTACGTCCGTCAGTTCTTTGAACAAGACAATCAGGTAGAAACCATCGCCGACAAGGATGATTTGAAAGAATCCGCACAATACATTCTGAAGCAAAACAGTTTTATCTTCATCATGTTTATCATTAGTGCCGTCATTCTTTCGTTTGGTGCCATCTACACGATATCCTCGATCAATATTTATGAAAGGAATCGCGAGCTGGCTACGCTTAAGGTATTGGGCTATCAAAAAAGCAAAATAAACCGGCTGATCTTCTTTGAGAACATGATACTCACCACCTTTGCCGTCATTATCGCACTGCCGATCAGCGGCTATATGTATTCCATTATTATAGAGGCGCTGTCGAGTACCCATCAGCAAATTCCAGATCAAATCAATATGTTTGTTCTGCTCGTATCCGTCATTCTTGCCTTCCTGCTCACCACGCTCTCTAACTTGCTGCTTCGGAGAAAGGTGTCCCGAATCAATATGATTGAATCGTTAAAAAGTGTAGAATAA
- a CDS encoding ABC transporter ATP-binding protein, translating to MKTLIEFKNVTKEYKIGEVPIKALNGVDFSINEGEFVVILGASGAGKSTILNILGGMDTASSGKVTVGCEDITSFNEKKLTGYRAEKVGFVFQFYNLIPNLNALENVEFAAEVCKNHLDAQEILNKVGLNNRMKNFPSQLSGGEQQRVAIARAVAKNPSLLLCDEPTGALDYVTGKSVLKLLQDLNRETKKCVVLVTHNSAIAPMADKIIRVKSGKIESVTVNEHKQSVEGIEW from the coding sequence ATGAAAACATTAATCGAATTCAAAAACGTAACGAAAGAATACAAAATTGGCGAAGTGCCGATCAAGGCGCTGAACGGCGTTGATTTTTCCATTAACGAGGGCGAGTTTGTTGTTATTCTGGGGGCAAGCGGCGCCGGCAAAAGCACGATTCTGAATATACTTGGCGGCATGGATACGGCTTCCTCGGGTAAAGTGACTGTCGGCTGTGAGGATATAACTAGCTTCAACGAGAAGAAGCTTACGGGATATCGCGCCGAGAAGGTTGGCTTTGTCTTTCAATTCTATAACTTAATCCCCAATTTGAACGCCTTAGAAAACGTTGAATTCGCCGCTGAAGTATGTAAAAACCATTTGGATGCCCAAGAGATATTAAATAAAGTCGGGTTAAATAACCGGATGAAGAACTTTCCGTCCCAGCTCTCTGGAGGGGAACAGCAGCGAGTCGCCATAGCTCGCGCCGTTGCCAAGAACCCTTCGCTACTGCTCTGCGATGAACCAACCGGCGCGTTGGATTATGTGACCGGCAAGTCCGTATTGAAGCTTCTTCAGGATTTGAACAGAGAAACGAAAAAGTGCGTTGTGTTGGTCACGCATAACTCCGCGATTGCCCCGATGGCGGATAAAATCATTCGCGTGAAAAGCGGAAAAATCGAAAGCGTAACGGTCAATGAGCACAAGCAAAGCGTTGAAGGGATTGAGTGGTGA
- a CDS encoding GntR family transcriptional regulator, with translation MNVTFDDKQPIFQQVAHIIEDDILNGTYREDEQILSVAQFSQLFQINPATVVKGIGLLVNEGILYKKRGLGMYVSPDAKQKIQNQRRDRFYKELLSDLLCEADKLELTTEDIINMIKQLRKE, from the coding sequence ATGAACGTAACTTTTGACGATAAACAGCCAATATTTCAACAAGTAGCTCATATCATTGAGGACGATATCCTGAACGGAACTTACCGAGAGGACGAACAGATTCTTTCCGTGGCTCAGTTTTCTCAGCTGTTTCAAATCAATCCGGCTACCGTAGTGAAGGGGATCGGTCTGCTCGTAAATGAAGGCATCTTGTATAAAAAAAGAGGGCTTGGCATGTATGTCTCGCCGGATGCCAAACAAAAGATTCAGAATCAGCGAAGAGACCGTTTCTACAAGGAGCTGCTGTCTGATCTGCTTTGCGAAGCCGATAAACTCGAGCTGACGACCGAAGATATCATTAACATGATCAAACAATTACGGAAGGAATGA
- a CDS encoding ABC transporter ATP-binding protein, whose amino-acid sequence MSIVLSCDKLNKKYGPTYALRDLDMQLEENVIYGLLGRNGAGKTTLLNIIAGGILANDGSIEIRGNKLEKGELPEDFCFVRENNKHFGGARVIEALQLAANFHPHWDWTFAHKLLQTFGLDPNQKIKQLSRGTESLVGITIGLASRAALTLFDEPVHGLDVLMREKFYKELLEDYANYPRTILLSTHLIDEIAPVAERVYIMDQGSLLLHDEINRIRMAAYLIRGNSDAVASFTEGKRVLHTESYGHGKLAAIFEMLNEGDRQQARQLDITIEHLTLQKFFSYLIEGGH is encoded by the coding sequence GTGAGCATCGTATTGAGTTGCGATAAATTAAACAAAAAATACGGCCCTACCTACGCATTGCGGGATCTGGATATGCAGCTGGAGGAAAACGTGATTTACGGCTTGCTCGGGCGAAACGGTGCCGGCAAAACGACCTTGCTAAACATCATAGCAGGCGGAATCTTGGCGAACGATGGCTCCATTGAGATCAGAGGGAACAAGCTTGAAAAAGGAGAACTTCCTGAGGATTTCTGTTTCGTTCGGGAGAACAACAAGCACTTCGGAGGAGCACGAGTGATCGAGGCTTTGCAGCTTGCTGCGAATTTTCATCCCCATTGGGACTGGACGTTTGCTCATAAGCTGCTTCAGACGTTTGGGCTCGATCCAAACCAAAAAATCAAACAGCTCTCAAGAGGGACAGAATCGCTCGTAGGAATTACCATCGGTCTGGCCAGCCGGGCAGCGTTGACATTATTCGACGAACCGGTGCATGGACTTGATGTATTGATGCGGGAAAAGTTTTACAAAGAGCTGTTGGAGGATTACGCCAATTATCCCCGTACGATTTTGCTTTCTACGCATTTGATTGACGAAATCGCCCCAGTCGCGGAGCGGGTTTATATCATGGACCAGGGCTCCCTCCTGCTTCATGACGAGATTAATCGGATACGCATGGCAGCTTATTTGATTCGCGGAAATTCGGACGCCGTGGCTTCATTTACGGAAGGGAAGCGAGTATTACATACGGAGTCTTACGGCCACGGGAAGCTTGCCGCCATTTTCGAAATGTTGAACGAGGGGGACAGGCAGCAGGCACGCCAACTAGACATTACAATTGAACATTTGACGCTTCAAAAGTTTTTCTCGTATTTGATCGAAGGGGGTCACTAA
- a CDS encoding GntR family transcriptional regulator, with amino-acid sequence MNVAISNTSEKPIYQQLFEQISAQILKGELESGYCLPPIRQAAHELRISVITVKKAWEELERCGLINTVTGKGCFVAEYSPEEMLRMRNEMVMKQMAGEVSYYKSFGLTLDEMIEILKKVY; translated from the coding sequence ATGAACGTAGCTATTTCGAATACCTCTGAGAAACCAATTTATCAGCAGCTATTCGAGCAAATCAGCGCTCAAATTCTGAAAGGCGAGCTGGAGAGCGGCTATTGTCTGCCGCCCATCAGGCAAGCAGCCCACGAGCTGCGTATTAGTGTCATCACCGTCAAGAAGGCATGGGAAGAACTCGAGCGGTGCGGTTTGATCAATACGGTCACAGGAAAAGGATGCTTTGTGGCGGAGTACTCACCCGAAGAGATGCTGCGAATGCGCAATGAAATGGTTATGAAACAAATGGCTGGCGAGGTGTCCTATTACAAGTCCTTCGGTCTTACCTTAGATGAAATGATAGAAATATTGAAAAAGGTTTATTAA
- a CDS encoding ABC-2 transporter permease: MDNLVMKDIKLGVHPMFFIMPFMTGALMLIPGWIYFIVLLYFVWITVPNMFNQFRSQNDLMFTSMMPVTKRDIVKARIIVVAGLEVLHIVIAMGYSLITLRLYPNMNYIFFPPNLGFWGLCFAMLAIFNLVFIPIYYKTAYKIGAALLYSITAAMLFAGIAQWLGFQSPMMSDIFYDTDAYSRVLQAYILIAGIVIFIALTAIAYRIGVKRFLKVEIQ, translated from the coding sequence ATGGATAACTTGGTAATGAAGGATATTAAATTAGGTGTACATCCAATGTTTTTTATCATGCCTTTTATGACCGGCGCTTTAATGCTCATTCCCGGCTGGATCTATTTCATCGTTCTTCTGTATTTTGTCTGGATCACGGTACCGAATATGTTTAACCAATTTCGATCGCAGAACGATTTGATGTTTACTTCGATGATGCCCGTCACCAAGCGGGATATCGTAAAAGCAAGAATAATTGTGGTTGCCGGCTTGGAGGTGTTGCATATTGTGATCGCCATGGGCTATAGTTTGATCACGTTGCGCTTATATCCGAATATGAACTACATTTTCTTCCCGCCAAATTTGGGTTTCTGGGGTTTGTGTTTTGCCATGCTGGCGATCTTTAACCTTGTCTTTATCCCCATATATTACAAAACGGCGTACAAAATCGGCGCTGCGCTGCTCTACTCCATAACGGCTGCCATGTTGTTCGCTGGGATCGCCCAGTGGCTCGGGTTCCAGAGTCCGATGATGTCTGATATTTTCTATGACACGGATGCCTACAGCAGGGTGCTTCAAGCCTATATCCTGATCGCGGGGATCGTGATATTTATAGCACTTACCGCCATTGCTTATCGAATTGGGGTCAAACGATTCCTTAAAGTGGAGATCCAATGA